In Phragmites australis chromosome 16, lpPhrAust1.1, whole genome shotgun sequence, one DNA window encodes the following:
- the LOC133895328 gene encoding KH domain-containing protein At4g18375-like, producing MRQQTGKRTRQHRDYDREERNDQKKRPFPHAQESFNNDELVVYRILCPDSVIGSVIGKNGNVINAIRQQTNAKVKVVDPYPGSDKRVILVYCYIKHRDLDVDEGDNGEPVCAAQDALFRVQNAIADALDTLNKTRRDSDKKNTEEANILVPASQAASIIGKSGAVIKYLRSTSRAFIKVSPKDPSDTTHSCAMSFDNFVQITGGAEAVRKALFGISTIIYKYPSKENIPLETSVPELTSSIIVPSELPVYPASNFYSAPDAAIPSGHPSLSILGSSPHVPELTLPADAHGRLPIYQSVLPSIPTYSTPRCSGDLVFRVLCPGDKIGLVIGRGGGTIKSIRQESGARIDVDDAKNDREESIITITSTESTDDVKSAAVEAVLLLQAKINDYDEDRMNLRLLVPTKVIGCLIGKGGSIVNDMRKKTKAGIRISKGDKPRRASSSDELVEVFGEADKLRDALVHIVLRLREDVLKDRMDSQNSDRDGKLNVATTDSFYGSLSLPALLPCSQQVTPLGYDRRDETERGLEVFPRSSSYGYSSLQVADDGYGGLSSYTSKAYEGRLPRVEMTIPASGLSKVMGKRGTNLDNIRKISGAHIEIIESKSSRHDHVAHISGTSEQRQSAENLIKAFIMST from the exons ATGAGGCAGCAGACTGGTAAACGTACCCGGCAACACAGGGACTATGACAGAGAAGAAAGGAACGACCAAAAGAAGAGGCCATTTCCCCATGCCCAGGAAAGCTTTAATAACGATGAATTGGTTGTTTACCGTATACTCTGTCCAGACAGTGTGATTGGTAGTGTAATAGGAAAGAATGGCAATGTGATAAATGCTATCAGGCAACAGACAAATGCCAAAGTCAAGGTTGTTGACCCTTACCCTGGTTCAGACAAAAGGGTTATCTTGGTTTATTGCTACATCAAGCATAGAGACTTGGATGTTGATGAGGGTGATAACGGTGAGCCTGTTTGTGCAGCTCAAGATGCATTATTTAGAGTGCAGAATGCAATTGCTGATGCTCTAGATACGTTAAATAAGACTCGTAGAGACTCTGATAAGAAGAATACAGAAGAAGCAAACATCCTTGTACCAGCTAGTCAGGCTGCAAGTATTATAGGAAAATCCGGTGCTGTCATCAAATATCTTCGGTCAACATCGAGAGCATTCATTAAAGTGAGCCCAAAAGATCCAAGCGACACTACACACTCATGTGCTATGAGTTTTGATAATTTTGTTCAG ATAACTGGTGGTGCTGAAGCTGTTAGAAAGGCACTGTTTGGAATATCAACCATTATTTACAAGTACCCATCGAAAGAGAACATTCCTCTTGAAACTTCTGTTCCTGAACTTACTTCAAGCATTATAGTTCCTTCAGAACTTCCTGTATATCCTGCTAGTAACTTCTACTCAGCCCCAGATGCTGCTATACCTTCTGGACATCCAAGTCTATCTATCTTAGGGTCATCACCTCATGTTCCTGAACTTACTCTGCCTGCTGATGCTCATGGCCGATTGCCTATTTATCAATCTGTTCTTCCAAGTATTCCTACTTATAGTACCCCAAGGTGTTCAGGAGATCTAGTATTCCGTGTTTTATGCCCTGGTGACAAGATTGGGTTGGTTATTGGTAGGGGTGGGGGGACCATAAAGAGTATAAGGCAAGAGAGTGGTGCAAGGATAGATGTTGATGATGCAAAGAATGACAGGGAGGAAAGTATAATCACCATTACATCCACTGAG TCCACAGATGATGTTAAATCTGCAGCTGTGGAAGCTGTTTTGCTGCTTCAAGCAAAGATCAACGATTACGATGAAGATAGAATGAATCTTCGCCTTCTTGTCCCAACTAAGGTTATAGGCTGTCTTATTGGCAAGGGTGGTTCCATAGTCAATGACATGCGGAAGAAGACTAAGGCAGGCATCCGCATATCGAAGGGTGATAAGCCCCGGAGGGCATCTTCCAGTGATGAGCTTGTTGAG GTATTTGGAGAAGCGGACAAGCTGCGCGATGCTCTCGTACATATAGTTTTAAGACTCAGGGAAGATGTTCTGAAAGACAGGATGGACAGCCAAAATTCTGACAGGGATGGCAAGCTAAATGTTGCCACCACTGATTCCTTCTATGGAAGTCTTTCTTTGCCTGCATTATTACCTTGCAGCCAACAAGTCACTCCGTTGGGCTATGATCGAAGGGATGAAACTGAGCGAGGTCTGGAAGTATTCCCTCGTAGCAGTTCGTATGGGTATAGCTCCTTGCAG GTTGCAGATGATGGCTATGGAGGACTTTCGTCATATACATCAAAGGCATATGAAGG ACGTCTTCCACGTGTGGAAATGACTATTCCTGCTAGTGGCCTGTCCAAAGTAATGGGAAAACGTGGCACAAACTTGGACAATATTAGAAAG ATTtctggagctcacattgaaatTATTGAATCAAAATCATCTCGTCATGACCATGTTGCTCACATATCTGGCACCTCTGAGCAGAGGCAATCAGCTGAGAATTTGATCAAAGCTTTCATAATGTCTACTTAA
- the LOC133895563 gene encoding photosystem II 10 kDa polypeptide, chloroplastic-like, whose product MAAPSMISSSPLVAPATRAKGLPSLGRHGSSFAVVCSGGKKIKTDKPYGIGGGLTVDVDANGRKGSGKGVYQFVDKYGANVDGYSPIYSPEEWSPSGDVYVGGTTGLLIWAVTLAGLLGGGALLVYNTSALSG is encoded by the exons ATGGCGGCCCCCTCCATGATCTCCTCATCACCCCTGGTGGCGCCGGCGACGAGGGCCAAGGGCCTGCCGTCCCTCGGCCGCCACGGCTCCTCCTTCGCCGTCGTCTGCAGCGGCGGCAAGAAGATCAAGACCGACAAGCCCTACG GGATTGGAGGTGGCCTCACAGTCGATGTTGATGCCAACGGCAGGAAGGGCAGC GGCAAGGGCGTGTACCAGTTCGTCGACAAGTACGGCGCGAACGTCGACGGATACAG CCCAATCTACTCCCCGGAAGAATGGTCTCCCAGTGGCGACGTCTACGTCGGCG GAACCACCGGGCTTCTGATCTGGGCCGTCACCCTCGCCGggctcctcggcggcggcgccctccTCGTCTACAACACCAGCGCCCTCTCCGGCTAA